In one Lolium rigidum isolate FL_2022 chromosome 3, APGP_CSIRO_Lrig_0.1, whole genome shotgun sequence genomic region, the following are encoded:
- the LOC124702482 gene encoding uncharacterized protein LOC124702482: MYIRVKRNKTTYFIQFDPTETTLSIKQKLHSIIDHPPSNQRLILLATHDVLDDSKTLANQKVENDAVVALTLRQDDNQFEDVYIAAPEDSPS, from the exons ATGTATATCCGAGTGAAGAGAAACAAGACAACCTACTTCATACAATTTGATCCAACCGAGACAACTTTAAGCATTAAGCAAAAATTGCATTCAATAATTGATCATCCTCCCAGTAATCAACGACTGATCTTGTTGGCAACACATGATGTACTGGATGACTCAAAGACGTTGGCGAATCAGAAG GTCGAAAATGATGCAGTTGTTGCATTAACACTGAGACAAG ATGATAATCAGTTCGAGGATGTTTACATCGCAGCGCCGGAAGACTCTCCGTCATGA